In Streptomyces sp. NBC_00344, the genomic window CCTGATCGGGGGTGACCACGGCGCGGCGGGACTTGAGAAGGTCGGGCGGACGGCCAACAGCAGGATGTCCTCGCCAAGTGTCTGCACACCGCCAAAGATAGGCGTCAGCCGCTGCGGCGACCGGGCCCGAGGAATGCACGGCGACCACGCTGGCCTACCCTATCCGCGACTGAAGATGCCCACGATCGGCGTGACGTGGGAGAACTCCCCAACGATCAAGTGGCAATTCCTTCTGGCGGTCTTCCACGGTCCGAACCCTACGGGCAAGTCGCGCGACCGCACGCCGGTCCGAACCCGGTGCAGAACAGGTCGATCACCTGCCGAAGATCCCGCCACCGGCAACTCCTGTTGCTGACCGGCAGGAACGGCCGGGTGAACGGGACTACTCGGCCACGCCTGGCGGCAGGAAGCCGTGCGCGGACAGGTCGAACCAGTTGCCCTCCGGGTCGATGGCCCGGTACTCGGCGAACGGCCGGTCGCCTGCGCGTAGCACCGGGCGGGGGACGCCGCGCTCCGTCATCCGGTCCGCGACGCAGGCGACGTCCGGAACCTCGAAGCCGAAGTGGTTGAACCCGGTCGGCACGTCCCCGTCCAGGCGTTGCTGGATGAGCGCGAGGTTGATGTACCCGTCAGTAACGAATCGGCTGCCGTCCGGGTCCTGGTGAAACTCCTTCATCTGGAGGGTCGCGCGGTAGAAGGCGGCGGCAGCGGCGGGGTCCTGGACGACCAGGGCCACGTGTCGGAGGCGGGGCCGGTTCACTTCTGTTCTCCTAGGGGTGCTGGGACTGTCATGTTGTGAAACGCGGCGATCCGCCGCCCGTTCCGGTCGTCAACCACAACCGCCTGCGCGTGCGTGGTAGGGCCGTCCGGTTCGATCACGGTCACCGCGTGGACCAGGCTGAGTCCCCTGGCAAGCGAACGGACCAGGCGGACCTCGGGGATCAGCCGGGTGCCGCGGAACGGCCCGGCGAACATGCGGGCGTGCCCGGCCACCACGGCGTCACGGCCCCGCAGTTCCTCACCGCGTACGGTCACGAAGTCGACGTCCTCGGCGAAGACGGCGCCGAACGCCTCGGCGTCGCCGCGCA contains:
- a CDS encoding VOC family protein → MNRPRLRHVALVVQDPAAAAAFYRATLQMKEFHQDPDGSRFVTDGYINLALIQQRLDGDVPTGFNHFGFEVPDVACVADRMTERGVPRPVLRAGDRPFAEYRAIDPEGNWFDLSAHGFLPPGVAE
- a CDS encoding SgcJ/EcaC family oxidoreductase; the protein is MTDDDVSALWRTMAACWLRGDAEAFGAVFAEDVDFVTVRGEELRGRDAVVAGHARMFAGPFRGTRLIPEVRLVRSLARGLSLVHAVTVIEPDGPTTHAQAVVVDDRNGRRIAAFHNMTVPAPLGEQK